From the Prosthecochloris marina genome, the window TTACAGGTAAAGGTCACTTCTTTACTCCGGATACCATGCGGCAGATGCTTGAAACCGAAGGCGTAACATTCAGGCCCGACGGATCGGTAGACCTTGACCGGCACCTTTTTCGCTTCAGTCATTCCTGATAACGACCGCATCTTCCATGAACCGCTTGAGGCCATTATCGGTCAGAGGATGCTTTGCAAGCTGCCCGATAACGCTGAACGGTATGGTTGCGACGTCAGCCCCGATCAAGGCAGCCTCGACAACATGTTGTGGATGACGAACGCTTGCAACGAGCACTTCCGTGGGATACCTGTAGTTCTCGTAAATTCTGACAATCTGCTCGACAAGCGCCATACCCTCCGTGCTGATATCATCGAGACGTCCGACAAACGGGCTGACGTACGACGCCCCGGCCTTGGCAGCAAGAATAGCCTGGGTGGGTGAAAAAACAAGTGTCGCATTGATTCTGATACCGTTTCCGGACAAATGGCGCATAGCTTTGAGGCCCTCGATCGTCAGCGGACATTTGACCACCACATTCTCGTCAATCGAGGCAAGCTCCTCACCCTGAGCGATCATCTCATCGGCAGTAAGCGTTGTAACCTCAGCACTTACCGGACCACCGACAATATCACAGATCTTTGCAATATGGTTCTTGAAGTCCTCGTAGGTAAAATTATCAGGATCCTGCACGATTTTAGCCACAAGGGATGGATTGGTGGTCACACCGTCGAGAACCCCCAGATCGTTGGCCGCCTTGATTTCATCAAGATTAGCTGTGTCAATAAAAAATTTCATCTCCGGCTCCGTTATGTATTCTTGAATTAAGTATAAACAGTTTTATTGCAAACCTTCGCAAATCCGGGCTGTAACGATACTTGTCCCTGTGCCTGGCATGCGACAATGATGCAACAAATCAAACGCTCTAAAAATTAACAACTTTTCACTCTTTCCGTCTCTTCGGCAAGAAGGGCATTGAAGTTTCTCGGTTTACGGGCCGTCCAGCCTTTCTTGTGATACGCATAGCCGGCCAACAGCGGTAAGGCAATGGTCGCTTCTGAAAAAATCATCTGCTCGAATACAGTATCGACCTTACCCCAGGAACTGGCTTCCTTCAGTGTCGAACCCGACAGCCCCCCGTCACGCTCATCGGCAACGGTGACCTGAATGGCATAGGTGTGCATCGACACCTCTTCATAACCCAACACTTCGGCAGCCACAACGATATCCTGGGTAAAGTTTTTCGGAACTCCACCACCCAGCATAAAGATTCCGGTTTTATCATTCGCTATCTTGATTCTGGTCAACTCACGAAAATCCTTTACGGAATCAATGGACACCTGTTCACCGGGGTTGTTCCACTGGTGATGAACAAGGCCGAAACCTGCCGAACAGTCCGAAAACGCCGGCACAAAAATCGGCACACCCTTTTCAAAAGACTTATAGACAATCGAGTTCCGGTCATGGTTCTTTTCGGCGATATAACGGCCCATCTCCATGATAAACTCCCTTGAAGAATATGCCCCCGGTTTCATGGAATTGGCGATAAGAGCCATGGTATCGTCACAGATTCTAAGCTCATCCTCATCGATATAGGTATCGTAAATGCGATCGATATGCAGTTCCCTGAGAACGGCATCGTCTGCAAAGGGATCTCCTTTGTAATGTTTGAATCCCAGTGCTTCGAAGAAATCCTGATCAACGATATTTGCGCCAGTGGAGACAATGACATCTATCATGTTGTGCTCGATCATATCGATAATGACCTGCTTGAGACCGGCACTGATAAGCGAACCGGCCAGTGTCAGAATCACCGCACACTCTTCATCCCGCTGCATCCTGTCAAGAATCGATGCCGCCCTGGCAAGGTTCCTGGCCTGAAACGCGGTATCCCCCATTTGCTCGATAAGCGGGACAACGTCAAACGACTTGATATCGATATGCCTGACCGGCTCTTTCAGCAGATCTTCCCTTGTTGTGTTTGTATGCATACTTTTTCTTCTTTTTCTGTTTTAAACATCTGTACACCCTCTGACCTGCCTCTTCACGATAAACGCATCTCGTCCCCGAAGGGTGGAGAACCCTCACCGACAAAAACACGCCAACGACAACAGCGAATTCCAATGGAGGAAAAATAAATAAAAAGTTTTTCAGGAAAAGCGAATGCTAACGATGGATGAGAACAAAAAAAGAGAGCAAGCTTACTATATCACACATTCAAATTACCGGATGCTGCTTCCTTCCGGACCTGACATGGTTGGGCAACCGAATGTTGTATAGGACTTGCTCTCAAACTCTCTCGTTATGTGAAGGGCTGTAAATATAGCACGAAAAAACCATTTCACACAAATAAAAATCAGATAAATCCCGTTTGATCCCGACAAACCTCTTTTATCTTTCTGGCAACTGTTATAAATTCCAGTGCATTTAACAGAACTGACAGCCTGAGCTTACGGACTGGATCATGCGCTCGGCGTATGCTCCGATTATGAGATATAGGTAGAATTATGGGTCAAAAAAGAATCTTAAGCGGTATGCGCCCGACCGGAAAGCTGCATTTGGGTCATTACACCGGTGCACTTGAAAACTGGGTCGCAAGACAAGACGAGCTCGATACCGGCGGGAAAAGAGTGTTTGAAACTTATTTCCTGATAGCCGACTATCACAGCCTTACAACATCGCTTGAAACTGCTGATATTTTTGACTGTACCATCGACATGGTAACGGACTGGCTTGCTGCAGGCGTTGATCCTGAAAAAAGTCCAATTTTCAGGCAATCCAGGGTGAAACAGCATACCGAACTTTTCCTGATCTATGCGATGCTCATCACTGCTTCGAGGCTTGAACGAAACCCGACTCTCAAAGATCAGGTAAGGGACCTCAATATGGAAGCGATTTCCTATGGGCATTTAGGCTACCCTGTTCTTCAGGCTGCAGACATTCTGCTTTATAAGGGAAACATCGTTCCGGTGGGTGAGGACCAGTTACCACACGTTGAAATAACCCGAGAGATTGCACGGCGTTTCAACAAACAGTATCAACATCCTGAACTTGGAGATGTTTTTGAGGAACCGGAACCCAAAATCACAAAATTCTCACGCCTTGCAGGCCTCGATGGAAAAATGAAGATGTCAAAATCCCTTGGTAATACCATCTTCCTGTCAGACTCACCTGAAGAAGTGCAGAAAAAACTGCGCAAGGCTGTAACCGATACGCAGAAGATCAGAAAAAACGACCCCGGACGTCCGGAAGTATGCACCGTTTTCAGTTATCACTGCAAGTTTTCAGATCCGCAGAGGGTTGAGCAAATTGAACGGGATTGCAGATCGGGTGCGCTCGGCTGCGTTGATTGCAAAAAGCTGTGCGCCACAGCCATTTCTGAAGAATTAGCCCCGATTCTCGAAAAAAGATCAGAATATGTTACCCAACCCGATATGGTGAAAGAGATACTCCTGACCGGTGAAAACCGTGCCCGCATGGTTGCAGAAGAAACTATGAGCCAAGTCAGGGAAGCGATGAATATAGGCTGAGATAACAATAAACAAATGACAGGAATCAACAGCGTGCAACACAACGATACATTTGCATTCATTTTCGACATGGATGGCGTTCTCGTCGACAACATGCATATGCATGCCCGTTCATGGGTGGAACTTTTTCAAGATTACGGACTTGAAGGCCTCGATCCCGATCGTTACCTCCGCGAAACTGCAGGTATGAAAGGCCTCGATGTTCTTCGTCATTTTCTCGACAAAGACATAACACCTGAAAAGGCCGAACAGCTCACGGAGCTGAAGGATTTTCTTTACCGCTTCATGTACAGAGATGAAATCCGCCCGATTGAAGGACTCGAAGTGTTTCTCGACAAAGCTGAATCAATGAAGATCAAACTTGGAGTCGGCACGGGTGCAGGAGCGAGAAACATCGAATACACACTTGGCATTCCCGGCCTGAAAAACCGCTTCAATGCTGTCGTTGGATCACATCAGGTACGCTATGGAAAACCCCATCCTGACATTTTTCTGCGCGTTGCGGAACTCCTCGAAACCGAACCGTCCAGGTGCATTGTTTTCGAAGATGCTCTGCCCGGTCTCGAAGCAGCTTATGCTGCCGGCATGAAAAGCATTGCACTTACAACGACAAATCCCGCTGAAATCATGCGGGACCGTCCAGGCGTCATGGCTGTCATCGATGATTTTACAGCCCTTTCTCCAGAGAAAATCCTTGAAAAATCCTGTATTGCACAACCATCAGCAAGCTAAGGCAACAACACTTTTGACATGCGGGAATATTTTATAGAACACATACGAACAGCCCTGAAAACAGCAGGCATCGCAACAGAAAAAGATATTCAGATAGAAAAACCGGCAGACAACAAGTTCGGAGACTTTTCAACGAATATCGCCCTCGTGCTTGCTAAAGAGTGTAGAAAAAACCCTCGCCAGCTTTCCCAAGAGATCACCGAACAACTTTCCTTCAAGCCGGGAACTGTCCGGAAAACGGAAATCGCCGGCCCGGGGTTCATTAACTTTTACCTTGAACCTGCATTCATCATGCAGTTGCTCGAACAAGCCATCACCGAAGGCGATGGATTCGGGCAGAGCCTTGTCGGGCAAGACAAAACAGCCATTGTCGAGTATGTCAGCGCAAATCCGACAGGACCGCTCACTATAGGCCGGGGAAGAGGTGGCGTACTCGGAGACTGTATAGCCAACATCCTCGAAGCACAGGGATACACCGTCACCAGGGAATACTATTTCAACGACGCTGGCAGGCAAATGACAATTCTTGCCGAATCGGTCCGTTTTCGTTACCTCGAGCTTTGCGGAGAGGTGATCGATTTCCCTGAAACCCATTATCAAGGCAGCTATATCAAAGTTATTGCCGAAAAGCTCTTTGAAAAACAAGGCAAAGCTCTACTCAAAACAGACGATCTCGCTCCGTTCAAGCAAACTGCTGAAACCTATATTTTCACCCATATCAAAAGCACGCTTCACCGCTTGGACATAACCCATGACAGTTACTTCAACGAGCACAAACTTTACCTGCCGGACGAGAGCGATAAATCGCCGAACCGGCAGGTGATCGACCTGCTCCGAGAAAAGGGGTACATTGACGAGTACGACGGAGCGACCTGGTTTACAACCTCGAAACTCGGACAGGAAAAAGACAAGGTTCTTGTCAAGTCAAGCGGAGAACCCAGTTACCGCCTTCCGGATATCGCCTATCATATCACGAAATTCAAACGGGGGTTTTCCGAAATCGTCAATATTTTCGGAGCCGATCATATCGATGAATATCCCGACATCATCGAAGCCTTGAGAATCCTTGGCTACGATACCGACCGTATTCGTGTCGCCATCAATCAGTTCGTAACCACGACCGTCAATGGTGAAACGGTCAAGATGTCAACCAGAAAAGGTAACGCTGACCTGCTGGACGACCTTATCGATGATGTCGGTGCCGATGCAACAAGGCTTTTCTTCATCATGCGCAGTAAAGATTCTCACCTGAATTTCGATGTAGAGCTGGCAAAAAAGCAGTCGAAAGACAACCCGGTCTTCTATCTCCAATACGCACATGCCCGGATTTGCAGCTTGCTTCGCATGGCCGAGCAGGAAGCCGGTTTTACCCTACCTGCCGAGGGAATGCAGCTCATGCGAAAAATGACCTCCGATCACGAAATCCGCCTCGGCTTCATGTTGCTTGAGTTTCCCGAAGTCATCGACGTCTGCGGAAGGTTTCTGGAGCCGCAGAAAATGGTCGAGTATCTGCATAGCGTAGCCGAACTGTATCACCGTTTCTATCAGGAATGCCCCATTCTCAAAGCAGAACCGGATATACGTACAGCAAGGCTCTTTCTCTCCGTTGCAACCCGGCAGGTTCTTCGCAACGGATTCAGAATACTGGGAATATCGGCACCGGAATCCATGTAAGGAAGAAATACAATGGCAAAATGGCAAACCTGAAGGCTGGCAGGCTTATTGTTCCGTAGACCTGTACAATCCTTCTTCAACAATGTATCGCCATATGGAGGACGGGACCTGTTGAGAGCAATCTTCTCCTGAAGCAATACGATCCCTTATGTCCGTTGAGGATAATGGAAGGTTGAAATTGATACGATGAAATTTTTGTTCGTGCAGCTTTTCGAGGCTGGCTTCTTCAGCCGCCGATTCCCTAGCGAAAACAACGATGTTGCAACGTCGGATCAACTCCTCCCACGACTTCCAGTGACGGAAGTTCCGGTAGTTATCCTCACCGATCAAAAGGGTTATATTCGGTGACGAGTAGATCTCTTCAAGATATGTCACGAGATCAATCGTATAGGAAGGATATGCACGGTCGACTTCCCAACTGCAAACTTCAGCGATAGCGCCGGTTCTGTTGACTGTTTCAGCCAGCAACCCGGCCATCCGCACCCGGTCCCTATCGGTTGATTGAGGACTCTCTTTCAACGGGTTGTTCGAGACAGAAATAACCAGCCGGTTTATCGGCAAGAGCTCCCTTGCATAAAGACACAGGGCAAGGTGACCATTATGCGGAGGGTCGAATGTTCCACCAAAAACAGCAAGTTGCACGGCTCCTGCACTCTATCCGTTCTCGAAATGCTCTACAATGCTGTCGCGATAATCCTCAACCTTTTCCATGTTTTCAGGAAACTGCTGATCATACGCATCGAGAGCTGCTTGCGCCTCAAACCATTTTTCTCTCTTTATAAGCACCCCGATCTTGCCGAACCACGCTTTTTCATAGTAGGTCGTATCGGGATAAAAACGGATAACATTGTCATAATATGCTATCGAACCGCGATATTTTTTAAGCTTCTGATATTGTTCGGCAATAGAATACTCGCTCAATGCAAGTTTCTCCCTGAGTTCACCAATGCTTGTGCTGCTTTCTGCGATTTTATCGAGTCTTGCATACTGAGCCTCGACAATAGCGAGATTTCTTTTATACAGATCATTCTCGGGATTAAGCGCCACAAGTTCCGTGTACATTTCGATATCACTTTGCAGTTGCTGAGGATCCCTGATAGGATACAGCTCCAGATAAAGCTGAAACTCACGGATGGCTTTTCTTGTATGTTCCTGATCCCGTGAAAAAGTCGGCGAAAGCTCTTTATGGGATTTCGCCAGTTTAAACTGCGAAGCCTCCGCATATGGCGAGCCCGGCGTCTGCTCAAGAAGTCTTGTGTAAATATCGACTGCGAGCAGAAACTGTTCAGAACTGTAGTAGGCGTTAGCAAGGGCAAAAAGAACGTCATCCTCGAGGGTCGTCGCTCTTGTATCGAACATCAGCGACTCCAGTTCGATGATAGCCTTGTCATAATCCTCTTTCGCAACAAGCTCCTGAGCATAGGCATATCGAACAGCAGCATCTCCATCCTTCGGCGGCTTTACCGAAGAGCATGCTGAAAACAATGTACCTGTAATCAGACATACCCCGGCGATCAGAGCCACTCGTTTAATCAGAAATCTCGAAACCGGCATAACACACTCCGTAAATAAACATAAAAATGTATGAAGTAAGAGAATAAGACTATTCGGCTTAAAATCAAAAGCCAACACGGCAAAGAGGCTGATTCAAAAGAACTGCATCACGACAATCGGTCACCGTACGTACGTTTCCGACAGAGAGTCATGCCGCCCCGTCACATAGAAGTTCGGATTTCACAGGAATAGCGGCATCGATACTGATTTTCTCTGGAAGATCGATCCCGGACCTGACCTGTACTATGGTTGTTTCGGATTTCACAGGTCAGACCCGAGGATGACAAAACTGCATAGAGACTCATTACTGAACGAATGAGACTGCCTCGATTTTTCCTTGCGGCAAAACTATCAGACAGGCATGCGTTTTTCCTGCTTGGCGGGCTTTACAGATGGGTCGAGATAGCCGCCAGTGGAGCCGTAACCGCCTGCAGTATTGAAGCCCATCAGGGGATAGAGCGGACAGAACCCCACGATTCCGGTAATCAATGGAACGAGACCGGTAAGCCACCACCAGCCCTGAAATACCAGTCCTGCTAAAAGCATTACAGAACCAAGAATGATTCTTACGTTTCTGTCAAGAACACCGATGTTTTTCTGCATGTTTTCAGGCTCCTCATTATTTAAGATGTTATTAAAAAACAAGTAGTGGAAAAATCTATTCCTGAAATTACAACCTGCAAGCTGTAATATCAAAAACCTCATATGATTTTTACCCCTGCTGCTCCCTGTCCGAACAGAACATGCTGACGGGAGCAACACTTATAACACTCTTGAATAATCAGGAACCGTACAACTTTTTCAACAATGACGTTTAAAAAGTAAAGAGTTTGATATCCTCTTCCCGAAGCTTTTCAGCAACTACAGGTGGTTTCGCGACAGTGACACCTTCGATGAGGTTATCCGGAGTAGCCCCTTTGTTAGGGAGAAAAAGCGGGCACACTTCAACAGTAACCCCTTTTTTAATGAGATTTTTCAGCAGCATTTGCGGTGACTTGTCCAGTGGCTTGACCATTGTCTGTTTGCTGTTTTTCATCGCAAGCTCTCCGCCTGGCCCACAGAGGAGCATACGAACGCTTTTCTTCTGTTCAACGGTCTGGGTTGAAAGCACCATCGCCATCATCTGAGTCTGAACATCTCCGGTGGTTACAACGACAAAAAGGCCTTTTGTATCATCTGAAGCCATCGCCTGAAGCGGCATCATGCTTGCAGCAAGCAAGAGAAATGCTGCAAGGGTTTTTCCAAATACACGCATAGTAATCGTTTCTTTTGGGGTTCATAAATGAAATAATAATGAAGCATGCCTCCGACAAAGAGCCGAAAGCGACGTAATATAGGGATAGTATCTTCCCAATAAAAGCAAAAAAGAAGAATGCATACGGGATATACCGGGAAAAACACGGCTGGTGGTGGAGCTTAGGGGAGTCGAACCCCTGACCTTCTCATTGCGAACGAGACGCTCTACCAACTGAGCTAAAGCCCCATGCAAGAGTTTTTACATGAAACCGGAAAGGATCATAGACAACGTTCGTTGTGCACCCTCTCCGATATCCGGTTCAAAAAAAAGCCTGCGTTGAAAAGCAGGCTTTTAAAAATCACGATATCTCTTTTCTTCCCGATCCCCCGGTATCATGCATTTTCGGTAAGAGCACTGTTGAGCTGCTGCAGCTGGTGTTTTACGCTGTTGTCAAGAATCGTGTCACCGATCTTTACGGTTACACCACCTAAAAGAGCTTTATCAAGAGACAATCTTGCCTTGACTTTCTTACCGGTATACTTTGCAAGTCCGTCGATCAGCTTTTTCGACTGTTCGTCGTCCAACTCGACTGCACTTGCGACATCAACGTTGACAATACCATCCCTTTCATCCTGCAGTGCGGAATACTCGTCGATAACATCCTGCAGTATCGATGCTCGTTTTTTTCTACAGAGCAGGTTGATGAACAACAACGTTTTTTCGCTCAGGCCACTGAAAACCTCTTTCAGAATACGGGCCTTGGTGTCCCCCTTGATAATAGGACTTTTCAACATCGTGACGAGGTCACGTGAATGATCAAGAGTCACGCGAATCACCTCGAGATCATTGGCGACCGCTTCAGCCAAACCACCCTCTTCAGCAACCTCGAGTAACGCTTTGGCATACCGCCTGCTCGCTATTGTACTTGACATTTTCAGGACCCTTTCAGTTACGGTTTTGCGACAGATCCTGAATCATGCTGTCAACAATTTTCTTTTGCTTTTCAGCATCCAGGTTCGCCATAATGATTTTTTCGGCACCTTTGACAGCAAGATCAGCAACCTCTGTTCTCAGCTCCATCAAAGCACGGCGCTTTTCCTGCTCGATTTCATCTTTTGCAGACGCTATCATTTTGGCAGCTTCCGTTTGAGCCTTTTCGGTGATTTCCGCACGGAGCTTGTCACCATACTCTTTTCCTTCCCTAACGATCTTTTCCGCTTCCGAATCCGCCTTAGCCAGAAGCGCCTTGTTTTTTCTCAGCACCTCTTCAGCTTCTTCTTTTGCCGTATGCGCTCGATCGATAGAATCCTGAATCCCTTTTTCTCTTTCCTCAAGAGCATTGAGCATCGGCACCCAGGTAAACTTTTTCAAAATGAAGAGCACGATAACGAACGTGACGGTCGTCCAGAAAATAAGCCCGGGATTAGGGTCGAGCAAGCCGCCGCTTAGCACTATAATTCCTGACGTAAGCATGGAATACTATTCTCCTTTACGATTGAATAAATCCGAAATGCGGCAAATCATTATAACAGCCGCATTCGGTTCTCATGACGTATGATGTATTACTTTTCCGCTTACTTCAAAACCAGCAACACTGCGATAACCTCACCGAACAGGGCAACACCCTCGATAAGTGCGGCAGCAATGATCATGGTTGTACGGATATCCGCAGTTGCCTCAGGATTGCGAGCGGTACCTTCAGCAGCTGAGCCTGCAATGTTACCGATACCAAGACCTGCCCCAAGAACAGCTAAACCTGCGGCTATACCGGCACCCAGATAACCCAAGCCTTCATTACCCAAACCTTCCATGTTTTTACTCCCTCCAAATGATTTGTTATGTATTGAGATCTACTGAAAAAACGGTTTAAAACCCTGACAAAAGTACAAAATATAACTGGTAATAAGAACTATCTCTTTCCGATCAATGCGCAGCCTCAGCGTCATGACTTTCATGTGATGAAGCAAGCCCTATAAAGAGCGCGGAAAGCATCGTGAAAATAAATGCCTGAAGGAAAGAAACAAAGATTTCAAGCAAATAGATGAAAATCGCAAATGGTACCGACACGAGCACCGCAACGATATAGCTCTTAAGAATAAAGCTGATGAAAATCAAACTGAGGATGATGATGTGTCCGGCCGTCATATTCGCAAAAAGTCGGATGGTCAATGCAAACGGCTTGGTGAACAGACCGATGACCTCGATTGGAATCATGATTATCCAGAGAGCCCAAT encodes:
- the fsa gene encoding fructose-6-phosphate aldolase yields the protein MKFFIDTANLDEIKAANDLGVLDGVTTNPSLVAKIVQDPDNFTYEDFKNHIAKICDIVGGPVSAEVTTLTADEMIAQGEELASIDENVVVKCPLTIEGLKAMRHLSGNGIRINATLVFSPTQAILAAKAGASYVSPFVGRLDDISTEGMALVEQIVRIYENYRYPTEVLVASVRHPQHVVEAALIGADVATIPFSVIGQLAKHPLTDNGLKRFMEDAVVIRND
- a CDS encoding 1,9-bis(guanidino)-5-aza-nonane synthase is translated as MHTNTTREDLLKEPVRHIDIKSFDVVPLIEQMGDTAFQARNLARAASILDRMQRDEECAVILTLAGSLISAGLKQVIIDMIEHNMIDVIVSTGANIVDQDFFEALGFKHYKGDPFADDAVLRELHIDRIYDTYIDEDELRICDDTMALIANSMKPGAYSSREFIMEMGRYIAEKNHDRNSIVYKSFEKGVPIFVPAFSDCSAGFGLVHHQWNNPGEQVSIDSVKDFRELTRIKIANDKTGIFMLGGGVPKNFTQDIVVAAEVLGYEEVSMHTYAIQVTVADERDGGLSGSTLKEASSWGKVDTVFEQMIFSEATIALPLLAGYAYHKKGWTARKPRNFNALLAEETERVKSC
- the trpS gene encoding tryptophan--tRNA ligase, which translates into the protein MGQKRILSGMRPTGKLHLGHYTGALENWVARQDELDTGGKRVFETYFLIADYHSLTTSLETADIFDCTIDMVTDWLAAGVDPEKSPIFRQSRVKQHTELFLIYAMLITASRLERNPTLKDQVRDLNMEAISYGHLGYPVLQAADILLYKGNIVPVGEDQLPHVEITREIARRFNKQYQHPELGDVFEEPEPKITKFSRLAGLDGKMKMSKSLGNTIFLSDSPEEVQKKLRKAVTDTQKIRKNDPGRPEVCTVFSYHCKFSDPQRVEQIERDCRSGALGCVDCKKLCATAISEELAPILEKRSEYVTQPDMVKEILLTGENRARMVAEETMSQVREAMNIG
- a CDS encoding HAD family hydrolase translates to MTGINSVQHNDTFAFIFDMDGVLVDNMHMHARSWVELFQDYGLEGLDPDRYLRETAGMKGLDVLRHFLDKDITPEKAEQLTELKDFLYRFMYRDEIRPIEGLEVFLDKAESMKIKLGVGTGAGARNIEYTLGIPGLKNRFNAVVGSHQVRYGKPHPDIFLRVAELLETEPSRCIVFEDALPGLEAAYAAGMKSIALTTTNPAEIMRDRPGVMAVIDDFTALSPEKILEKSCIAQPSAS
- the argS gene encoding arginine--tRNA ligase, with product MREYFIEHIRTALKTAGIATEKDIQIEKPADNKFGDFSTNIALVLAKECRKNPRQLSQEITEQLSFKPGTVRKTEIAGPGFINFYLEPAFIMQLLEQAITEGDGFGQSLVGQDKTAIVEYVSANPTGPLTIGRGRGGVLGDCIANILEAQGYTVTREYYFNDAGRQMTILAESVRFRYLELCGEVIDFPETHYQGSYIKVIAEKLFEKQGKALLKTDDLAPFKQTAETYIFTHIKSTLHRLDITHDSYFNEHKLYLPDESDKSPNRQVIDLLREKGYIDEYDGATWFTTSKLGQEKDKVLVKSSGEPSYRLPDIAYHITKFKRGFSEIVNIFGADHIDEYPDIIEALRILGYDTDRIRVAINQFVTTTVNGETVKMSTRKGNADLLDDLIDDVGADATRLFFIMRSKDSHLNFDVELAKKQSKDNPVFYLQYAHARICSLLRMAEQEAGFTLPAEGMQLMRKMTSDHEIRLGFMLLEFPEVIDVCGRFLEPQKMVEYLHSVAELYHRFYQECPILKAEPDIRTARLFLSVATRQVLRNGFRILGISAPESM
- the nadD gene encoding nicotinate (nicotinamide) nucleotide adenylyltransferase, with amino-acid sequence MQLAVFGGTFDPPHNGHLALCLYARELLPINRLVISVSNNPLKESPQSTDRDRVRMAGLLAETVNRTGAIAEVCSWEVDRAYPSYTIDLVTYLEEIYSSPNITLLIGEDNYRNFRHWKSWEELIRRCNIVVFARESAAEEASLEKLHEQKFHRINFNLPLSSTDIRDRIASGEDCSQQVPSSIWRYIVEEGLYRSTEQ
- a CDS encoding outer membrane protein assembly factor BamD, which gives rise to MPVSRFLIKRVALIAGVCLITGTLFSACSSVKPPKDGDAAVRYAYAQELVAKEDYDKAIIELESLMFDTRATTLEDDVLFALANAYYSSEQFLLAVDIYTRLLEQTPGSPYAEASQFKLAKSHKELSPTFSRDQEHTRKAIREFQLYLELYPIRDPQQLQSDIEMYTELVALNPENDLYKRNLAIVEAQYARLDKIAESSTSIGELREKLALSEYSIAEQYQKLKKYRGSIAYYDNVIRFYPDTTYYEKAWFGKIGVLIKREKWFEAQAALDAYDQQFPENMEKVEDYRDSIVEHFENG
- a CDS encoding YgaP family membrane protein; the encoded protein is MQKNIGVLDRNVRIILGSVMLLAGLVFQGWWWLTGLVPLITGIVGFCPLYPLMGFNTAGGYGSTGGYLDPSVKPAKQEKRMPV
- a CDS encoding DsrE family protein yields the protein MRVFGKTLAAFLLLAASMMPLQAMASDDTKGLFVVVTTGDVQTQMMAMVLSTQTVEQKKSVRMLLCGPGGELAMKNSKQTMVKPLDKSPQMLLKNLIKKGVTVEVCPLFLPNKGATPDNLIEGVTVAKPPVVAEKLREEDIKLFTF
- the atpH gene encoding ATP synthase F1 subunit delta, coding for MSSTIASRRYAKALLEVAEEGGLAEAVANDLEVIRVTLDHSRDLVTMLKSPIIKGDTKARILKEVFSGLSEKTLLFINLLCRKKRASILQDVIDEYSALQDERDGIVNVDVASAVELDDEQSKKLIDGLAKYTGKKVKARLSLDKALLGGVTVKIGDTILDNSVKHQLQQLNSALTENA
- a CDS encoding F0F1 ATP synthase subunit B, encoding MLTSGIIVLSGGLLDPNPGLIFWTTVTFVIVLFILKKFTWVPMLNALEEREKGIQDSIDRAHTAKEEAEEVLRKNKALLAKADSEAEKIVREGKEYGDKLRAEITEKAQTEAAKMIASAKDEIEQEKRRALMELRTEVADLAVKGAEKIIMANLDAEKQKKIVDSMIQDLSQNRN
- the atpE gene encoding ATP synthase F0 subunit C, which produces MEGLGNEGLGYLGAGIAAGLAVLGAGLGIGNIAGSAAEGTARNPEATADIRTTMIIAAALIEGVALFGEVIAVLLVLK